Part of the Vibrio ishigakensis genome, AACGTAGAATTGGTTGCTTGCGATTGCAGCTTCTTTAACAGCTTCAGATGCAGCGCGCTTAGTACCAACGAAAAGAACTTTACCTTTTTTCTCGCCAACTTTAGCAATTTCAGCTAGAGCTTCGTTGAACATTGGAACAGTTTTTTCTAGGTTGATGATATGAACCTTATTACGAGCACCAAAGATGAATGGCTTCATTTTTGGGTTCCAGTAACGAGTCTGGTGACCGAAGTGAACACCAGCTTTTAGCATATCGCGCATTGATACAGTTGCCATTTTAAAATCCTCTATGGGGTTAGGCCTCCACATTTCCCATGGTTTCGACCTCATAAACTCTATGAGTTCTTGGGCACCCCGAAACATGTGACGAAATGTGTGTGAATTAAAAATAAAGTTATGTGAAACGGATTTCTGCTTCGCCCTAGCTTTAGCTGGAAGAAAACAGATTCCATCTCGGCGCGCTTTATACCATAAAAACCGAGCAAATTACCAGTAAATTATTTCCCCTAGACTGGGTTTGAGTTTGATTTTCATTTGCGCCGTATAAAGAGATTGTTAGAATAGCCGCAACTTGAAGCGAATAAACTGAGTAGTGCATGTCGATTAAAATCAAAACCGAAGCTGAAATAGAGAAAATGCGCGCCGCTGGTAAGCTGGCTGCACAAGTTCTTGAGATGATTGAACCCCATGTGAAAGAGGGTGTAACCACTGAAGAGCTAAACCGCATCTGTCACGAGTTTACCCTTGAGAACGGGGCCTACTCCGCACCTCTTGATTATCACGGTTTCCCAAAATCGATCTGTACCTCTATTAACCATATCGTTTGCCACGGCATTCCAGCAGAAACTGATGCTAAAGGTAGCAACGGTCAAGATAAGCCAGCGGTTCTAAAAAACGGAGACATCGTAAATATCGACATCACGGTAATCATCCCAGATGACGAAAATGCCGACCTAAGCGTTCGTCCGAAAGGCTACCATGGTGACACCTCTAAGATGTTCCTAATCGGCGATGTTGCTCCAGCAGACAAGCGCCTGTGCATGGTAGCTCAAGAAGCTCTGTATCTTGGCATGAAGCAAGTAAAACCTGGTGCTACCGTTGGTGATATCGGTACCGCTATCGAGAAGTACATCAAAGAGAACAACAAGAAGAACCCACGCAACAAGTTCTCTATCGTAAAAGACTTCTGTGGTCACGGCATCGGCAATGAGTTCCATGAAGAACCTCAGGTTGTTCACTACAAAAACTTCGACCGCCGCGTTCTGAAGGAAGGTATGTGCTTTACTATCGAACCAATGATCAACGCAGGTAAATTCGGTTGCTCTATCGACGGTGAAGACAACTGGACTGTTTACACCGGCGATGGCAAGAATTCTGCACAGTGGGAGCATACTATCGTTGTTACCAAAGACGGTTGTGAAGTGCTTACTCTGCGTAGTGACGACACTATTCCTCGCTTGATGGTTAACTAGTCATCAATACCAAACAGAATCAAGGCCAGCTTATGCTGGCCTTTTTGTTAGATACGATATTCTTCAATGTCAATCTCGTCTAATTGCTCTGGTCCTAGATATTGCTCTGCATACGCCATATAGAGCTTACTCTCTAAAAAGAGTTGATACACCTCTTTGTCCAAATGCTCGTCCAGCACCATAAAGCGCATAATACGCAGTGATTCACTCAGACTCTTGGCCTTCTTATAAGGTCTATCTGCAGCGGTGAGCGCCTCAAATACATCAGCAAGTGCCATGATACGCTCTGGGATACTCAGCTCATCACCCTTCAGTTGTCTAGGATAACCTGTGCCTTTCATGGTTTCATGGTGGGTAGACGCATAGCGAGGAACTTTAGCTAACTCTGCAGGGAAAGGCATACGCTCAAGCATCTTAATGGTGCCGACGATATGTTCGTTGATCTTAAATCTGTCTTCCGCTGTCAAGGTGCCCTTCTGGATACTAAGGTTATAAACCTCACCTCGATTGGCAAGATTCTCGGGCACCGGCATCTTTATCTCAAACTTAGGGTCAAACTCTATCTTGGTCGGATGAGGAACTATATGTTCTGCTTTGTCCGCCAACAACTGCTCTAGCGCTGGGGTAGTCGAGGTTACACCGGTGTCTTTTAAATGACGCTCCTCTTCGGGTGATAACCCTAGAGTGTTGTCCAGATACCGTGTCCAGGTACGTTGGGCGATAGCTTGAATACGGTCTATCGCCTCTTGATCCATAAACTCGCCACCCACGTTGGCGCTAGCTACTTCAGCAAACTCCTGTTTCAGTTGATCTATATTTGCTTGAAGCTCACTGTCCAGTTCTGGGGCTAGCTGAGGGGATTTCTGTTGATAGAAGGCGATGATCTGATCGCGAATCAACACCTCAAAGCGAGTACGAATCTCATGAATGCGGTTGTAATTCGCTTCAAGCTTGGAGCCCTTATCTACTATATGTTCAGGTGTGGTGATCTTGCCACAGTCATGAAGCCAAGCCGCAATCCTAAACTCACGGCGCTGTTTATCGTTCTCAAAGGCAAAATCAGCAAACGGACCTGATTGGCTCTGCTCCGCCTCTTTGACCAACATCAAGGCGAGCTCAGGCACTCGATTACAGTGTCCTGCCGTGTATGGTGACTTGTCATCGATAGCCTGAGCGATCATCTTGATAAAGGATTCAATAAACTCCTCTTGAGTACGCTCGTGCTCCTCAAGAGCGTCTGAGGTCTCTTTGATTGAACGCGATAAAGAGTCAATCTCCACTATCCTAGAGTCTACCAAAGCAACCTCTTTGTATCGGCGCTCTCGCACATGAGAGGTTTGCTCTATCAAAAACCTAATCGGATTAACTATAGGCCCGGCAAAAAATCCCGATAAGGGTATAAGTAGCAGGAGTATTGCAGCTGAAGCGCTGATAGACGTGAGAACACTATTTTGCGTTTGCTCTAGTAAAAGTGCGCTGGGTACGGTAATCGCGAAGTACTCCCTGCCACTCTCAAACAGGTCAAGCTCAGTCACAAAAACAATATGACTCTCACCATCTAAGGTTTGTTCAACCAACTGATCTCTTAGCTTCTCGTCTTTGGTCGCCTTGAGCAAAAACTCATGTGGCACTATCCCTGAATTACTCTCTTGTTCCAGCCACTTTTTAGATAGAAAAGCTCGCTCCTCTTTCGACACATCACTTAGGGCAAGATCCAACAAGGCCAACAGTGCCGGATTAGATTTA contains:
- a CDS encoding HD domain-containing phosphohydrolase produces the protein MKRRFTIRFTVISLFIITTALTAGVAIALQYHFSKEQVLKHTLFEYRATAQTIAHDVNRLDDYFSNSTELLSQIGMPLTEFEQGAFTRDVFITLLEASPHFYSIYVGQADGDFFQVINLEAMRDLRARLGASEQDRWVVARVMPENKTRELTFLTSDLETTATRSEFSRYQANQRPWFVGADDRELFKTQPYLFQVVPVSGQTYSKAIDGSDAVVGIDVVLGSIALDIANEIGDALNHDGVEFFIYGETGNLGAGSRLEQLKNLPEVEPMQLSPELEHLVKSMGTIKVSNEANWPPLDFSLRGQPSGYMVDLIKILSLKTGLDVSFINGFTWKQLVENFRAGQLDVLHPVSNNQSNRELGNLSRPLARFDFALAQLGDDYTELEQLKGKRLGVLSGWSIIEPLMRAFPEIQFQEFDELHEALFALEKQELDAVIDLEVILSRVMKQRFLKKTQLQSIALPKGFEDFDSFHLVIDKSNPALLALLDLALSDVSKEERAFLSKKWLEQESNSGIVPHEFLLKATKDEKLRDQLVEQTLDGESHIVFVTELDLFESGREYFAITVPSALLLEQTQNSVLTSISASAAILLLLIPLSGFFAGPIVNPIRFLIEQTSHVRERRYKEVALVDSRIVEIDSLSRSIKETSDALEEHERTQEEFIESFIKMIAQAIDDKSPYTAGHCNRVPELALMLVKEAEQSQSGPFADFAFENDKQRREFRIAAWLHDCGKITTPEHIVDKGSKLEANYNRIHEIRTRFEVLIRDQIIAFYQQKSPQLAPELDSELQANIDQLKQEFAEVASANVGGEFMDQEAIDRIQAIAQRTWTRYLDNTLGLSPEEERHLKDTGVTSTTPALEQLLADKAEHIVPHPTKIEFDPKFEIKMPVPENLANRGEVYNLSIQKGTLTAEDRFKINEHIVGTIKMLERMPFPAELAKVPRYASTHHETMKGTGYPRQLKGDELSIPERIMALADVFEALTAADRPYKKAKSLSESLRIMRFMVLDEHLDKEVYQLFLESKLYMAYAEQYLGPEQLDEIDIEEYRI
- the map gene encoding type I methionyl aminopeptidase, producing MSIKIKTEAEIEKMRAAGKLAAQVLEMIEPHVKEGVTTEELNRICHEFTLENGAYSAPLDYHGFPKSICTSINHIVCHGIPAETDAKGSNGQDKPAVLKNGDIVNIDITVIIPDDENADLSVRPKGYHGDTSKMFLIGDVAPADKRLCMVAQEALYLGMKQVKPGATVGDIGTAIEKYIKENNKKNPRNKFSIVKDFCGHGIGNEFHEEPQVVHYKNFDRRVLKEGMCFTIEPMINAGKFGCSIDGEDNWTVYTGDGKNSAQWEHTIVVTKDGCEVLTLRSDDTIPRLMVN